Proteins co-encoded in one Chionomys nivalis chromosome 6, mChiNiv1.1, whole genome shotgun sequence genomic window:
- the LOC130876140 gene encoding LOW QUALITY PROTEIN: complement component 1 Q subcomponent-binding protein, mitochondrial-like (The sequence of the model RefSeq protein was modified relative to this genomic sequence to represent the inferred CDS: substituted 1 base at 1 genomic stop codon) → MLPLLRCVPRALGAAASGLRTAVLGLPLRQLLQPAPQPCLRPFGLLSVRAGSARRSGLLKTPAPCXCGCGALHTEGDKAFVEFLTDEIKEEKKIQKHKSLPKMSGDWELEVNGTEAKLLRKVAGEKITVTFNINNSIPPTFGGEEEPSQGQKAEEQEPELTSTPNFVVEVTKSDGKKTLVLDCHYPEDEIGQEEDTESDIFSIKEVSFQATGDSEWRGTNYTLNTDSLDWALYDHLMDFLEDRGIDNTFADELVELSTALEHQEYITFLKDLKSFVKSQ, encoded by the coding sequence ATGCTTCCCCTGCTGCGCTGCGTGCCCCGCGCCCTGGGCGCCGCTGCCTCGGGCCTCCGCACCGCCGTCCTGGGCTTGCCGCTCCGACAGCTGCTGCAGCCCGCGCCCCAGCCGTGCCTTCGGCCCTTCGGGCTGCTCAGCGTACGAGCAGGCTCCGCGCGTCGCTCCGGCCTCCTGAAGACCCCGGCGCCCTGCTAGTGCGGCTGTGGAGCTCTGCACACCGAGGGAGACAAAGCCTTTGTTGAATTCTTGACGGATGAAattaaggaagagaagaaaatccaGAAGCATAAATCCCTTCCCAAGATGTCTGGAGATTGGGAGCTGGAAGTGAACGGGACAGAGGCTAAATTGTTGCGCAAAGTTGCTGGAGAAAAGATCACTGTCACCTTCAACATCAACAACAGCATCCCTCCAACGTTTGGCGGTGAGGAGGAGCCCTCACAAGGGCAGAAGGCTGAAGAACAGGAGCCGGAACTGACATCAACTCCCAATTTTGTGGTTGAAGTTACCAAGAGTGACGGCAAGAAGACCCTTGTACTGGACTGTCACTATCCTGAGGATGAGATCGGACAAGAAGAGGATACCGAGAGTGATATTTTCTCTATCAAGGAAGTTAGCTTTCAGGCCACCGGTGACTCTGAATGGAGGGGTACTAACTACACACTCAACACAGATTCCCTGGACTGGGCCTTGTATGACCACCTGATGGATTTCCTTGAGGACCGAGGGATTGACAACACTTTTGCGGATGAGTTGGTGGAGCTCAGTACAGCCCTAGAGCACCAAGAATATATCACCTTTCTCAAGGACCTCAAAAGTTTTGTCAAGAGCCAGTAG